One Mycolicibacterium pulveris genomic region harbors:
- a CDS encoding pirin family protein: MPAITADTLTLPRITPPSPSDTERPVRSITTGPRGYEGEGFPVVRAFAGVSAADLDPFVHMDQMGEVEYEPGEPRGTDWHPHRGFETVTYMIDGRFAHQDSHGGGGLITDGATQWMTAGSGILHIETPPAELVESGGLFHGVQLWVNLPRRDKFAPPRYQAIEGNEVKLLASADGGALVRVIAGEIDGQQGPGITHTPITLAHTTIQPGARLDIPWHRQFNALAYVLSGRGTVGPARHPIRQGQLAVLGAGDRISVAADTTQDSHRPALEVLLLGGKPIREPVVQYGPFVMNTKEELIQALEDYQAGRFGTIPPNALMPHRI, from the coding sequence ATGCCTGCCATCACCGCTGACACCCTGACCCTTCCCAGGATCACGCCGCCGTCGCCGTCGGACACCGAACGGCCAGTCCGCTCCATCACCACCGGCCCACGCGGCTACGAGGGTGAGGGCTTTCCGGTCGTTCGGGCGTTCGCCGGCGTCAGCGCCGCAGACCTCGACCCGTTCGTGCACATGGACCAGATGGGCGAGGTCGAGTACGAGCCCGGTGAGCCCAGGGGCACCGACTGGCATCCGCACCGCGGGTTCGAGACCGTCACGTACATGATCGACGGCCGATTCGCCCACCAGGATTCACACGGCGGCGGCGGATTGATCACCGACGGCGCCACCCAGTGGATGACGGCCGGATCCGGGATCCTGCACATCGAGACCCCGCCCGCCGAACTCGTCGAGAGCGGTGGCCTGTTCCACGGCGTCCAACTGTGGGTCAACCTGCCGCGCCGTGACAAGTTCGCGCCGCCGCGCTACCAGGCCATCGAGGGCAACGAGGTCAAGCTGCTGGCATCGGCCGACGGCGGCGCGCTGGTGCGCGTCATCGCGGGTGAGATCGACGGGCAGCAGGGCCCCGGCATCACCCACACACCGATCACGTTGGCGCACACCACGATCCAACCCGGTGCTCGCCTCGACATCCCGTGGCACCGCCAGTTCAACGCGTTGGCCTATGTGCTCTCCGGCCGCGGTACTGTCGGCCCGGCGCGGCATCCGATCCGGCAGGGCCAACTCGCCGTGCTCGGAGCCGGTGACCGCATCAGCGTGGCCGCCGACACCACGCAAGACTCACACCGCCCCGCACTCGAGGTACTTCTGCTCGGCGGCAAGCCGATCCGCGAACCGGTGGTCCAGTACGGCCCGTTCGTGATGAACACCAAAGAGGAGCTGATCCAGGCGCTCGAGGACTACCAGGCCGGCAGGTTCGGCACCATCCCGCCCAATGCGTTGATGCCGCACCGGATCTGA
- a CDS encoding FUSC family protein, which translates to MRRLRRRVFDRSRQRDPEHDALRRATRAAVVLPIAAAISFLVASDSQTPLFTIFGSVALLIVLDFPGNRPARALAYGGLGVNGVVLITLGTLVAPHPWLAVAVMFVLGVVVTFSGVLSEIIAAGQRATLLTFVLPVCTPVGPIPERLLGWLIALAVCVPAALFLLPPRHHDELRADAAAVCTKLADALEGAATVKEVTRAMNALWETFLYADFRPVALSAGSRALVRVVDDLGYLSDRLTEDTGRQLGEMRQPLVRVLRNCADVLQISDPAARGVRGADLNLALSELRAVAQGNYREDIVAILESPDDETATKVGRNLLGRRTFSATVGVTGRVIRNAAAADGRPVWDRVLGRGLPPTGTADWVMPETTAVAQITRGFLATRAVAFRNAVRTGLGLALAVAVTHLLPLEHGFWVVLGAMSVLRSSALTTGTRVVRAVLGTGIGFVLGVIVIELVGVDPVVMWTLLPIVAFGSAFVPEVASFIAGQAAFTMMVLITFNLIAPTGWSVGLARVEDVAVGALVGVMVSVLLWPRGAAARVNTAIDQAFAVSAKFLKAAVQRVTRGASEEASNRVHTLSHEALVATRTADDAVRQFLSENGGVTDIRAPTVRAANRAVRLRAAAELIADVVPPPLGVYDQTKAVLETHAKVVTERITGSSQESLPPISDDFVMTLRAEAAQVETLQFKADRPGNGDLAVAAALPLVTVAAHLGGLELFYPRRS; encoded by the coding sequence ATGAGGCGGTTGCGGCGTCGCGTGTTCGACCGGAGCCGGCAGCGCGACCCCGAGCACGACGCGCTGCGCCGTGCGACGCGGGCGGCGGTGGTGCTGCCGATTGCCGCGGCCATCAGCTTTCTGGTGGCCAGCGACTCGCAGACGCCGTTGTTCACCATCTTCGGTTCGGTGGCGCTGCTGATCGTGTTGGACTTCCCCGGCAACCGGCCGGCCCGCGCGCTGGCGTACGGCGGGCTCGGCGTCAACGGCGTCGTGCTCATCACGCTCGGCACGCTGGTCGCGCCGCATCCGTGGCTGGCGGTCGCGGTGATGTTCGTGCTCGGCGTGGTGGTGACGTTCTCCGGGGTGCTCAGCGAGATCATCGCGGCGGGCCAGCGCGCGACGCTGCTGACTTTCGTGCTGCCGGTGTGCACCCCGGTGGGACCCATCCCCGAACGGCTGCTCGGCTGGCTCATCGCGCTGGCGGTGTGCGTGCCCGCGGCGCTGTTCCTGCTTCCCCCGCGCCATCACGACGAGCTGCGCGCCGACGCGGCGGCGGTGTGCACCAAGCTCGCCGACGCGCTGGAGGGCGCCGCGACGGTCAAAGAGGTGACGCGGGCGATGAACGCGTTGTGGGAGACGTTCCTGTACGCCGACTTCCGGCCCGTCGCGCTGAGCGCGGGTAGCCGCGCGCTGGTGCGCGTCGTCGACGACCTCGGCTACCTGTCGGACCGCCTCACTGAGGACACCGGTCGCCAGCTCGGCGAGATGAGGCAGCCGTTGGTGCGGGTCCTGCGCAACTGCGCCGACGTGCTGCAGATTTCCGATCCCGCGGCCCGAGGCGTCCGCGGCGCCGACCTGAACCTCGCGCTGAGCGAGTTGCGCGCCGTCGCGCAGGGCAACTACCGCGAGGACATCGTCGCGATTCTCGAGTCGCCGGACGACGAGACGGCGACGAAGGTCGGCCGGAACCTGTTGGGGCGACGCACTTTTTCGGCGACGGTCGGGGTGACCGGCCGTGTCATCCGCAACGCGGCCGCCGCCGACGGCCGCCCGGTCTGGGACCGGGTGCTGGGCCGCGGCCTGCCGCCGACCGGCACGGCCGACTGGGTGATGCCCGAGACCACCGCCGTCGCACAGATCACCCGGGGGTTTCTGGCCACCAGGGCCGTGGCGTTCCGCAACGCCGTGCGCACCGGCCTCGGCCTCGCGCTTGCGGTCGCCGTCACGCACCTGCTGCCGCTCGAACACGGCTTCTGGGTGGTGCTCGGCGCGATGTCGGTGCTGCGCAGCAGCGCGCTGACCACCGGGACGCGCGTCGTGCGCGCGGTCCTCGGCACCGGAATCGGTTTCGTGTTGGGTGTGATCGTCATCGAACTCGTCGGCGTCGATCCGGTCGTGATGTGGACGCTGCTGCCGATCGTGGCGTTCGGGTCGGCGTTCGTGCCCGAGGTCGCGTCGTTCATCGCCGGGCAGGCGGCGTTCACCATGATGGTGCTGATCACGTTCAACCTGATCGCGCCGACCGGCTGGAGTGTCGGGCTGGCGCGCGTCGAGGACGTGGCGGTCGGCGCGCTGGTGGGCGTCATGGTGTCGGTGCTGCTGTGGCCGCGCGGCGCCGCGGCGCGGGTGAACACCGCGATCGACCAGGCGTTCGCCGTCAGCGCGAAGTTCCTCAAGGCGGCGGTGCAGCGCGTCACCCGCGGTGCCTCCGAAGAAGCCAGCAACCGTGTGCACACGCTGAGCCACGAGGCGCTGGTCGCGACGCGCACCGCCGACGACGCTGTGCGCCAGTTCCTTTCGGAGAACGGCGGCGTCACCGACATCCGCGCACCCACGGTGCGCGCGGCCAACCGGGCAGTCCGGCTGCGGGCCGCCGCGGAGCTGATCGCCGACGTCGTCCCACCGCCGCTGGGCGTCTACGACCAGACCAAGGCGGTGCTGGAAACCCATGCGAAGGTGGTCACTGAACGGATCACCGGCAGCAGCCAAGAGTCGCTGCCGCCGATCAGCGACGACTTCGTGATGACGCTGCGCGCCGAGGCGGCGCAGGTCGAGACGTTGCAGTTCAAGGCCGACCGCCCCGGCAACGGTGACCTGGCGGTCGCGGCGGCGCTGCCGTTGGTGACCGTCGCCGCGCATCTGGGCGGGCTGGAGTTGTTCTACCCCAGGCGTTCCTGA
- a CDS encoding HNH endonuclease signature motif containing protein translates to MTMGGVISSEAVFAAVEEVEAAHQKLLRLSLETLTGRELVAVQNRLERVRRCDAVIDHALISRLALEDPKTLGASSLAEVMCTALLISNEEARRRIKSAEALGPRTAMTGERLAPLLPTTAAAQAEGAVGIEQVGIIEKFFKKLPVYVDYQSREEAEVTLAHIATGLRPEELRKAAERLAVLLDQDGPEPDDRERARKRSVHIGKQCRDGMSRISGWLDPETRATLDAVWAKMAAPGMCNPNDESPCVDGEPTFDQRYSDLRSTGQRNHDALKAMGRAVLASGQLGQHKGLPASIIVSTTLKELESATGMAVTGGGSLLPMSDVIRMASQAHHYLVVYEGHTELPLYVGRAKRFATPGQRIVLHSRDRGCTKPGCTAPGYRCEVHHAVADWVAGGLTNVDDLTLACPPHNRLIDRRDGWTTRRRADGRIEWLPPPDLDTGQSRVNNYHHPEKYLLPEDDEGP, encoded by the coding sequence ATGACGATGGGCGGCGTCATCTCCTCTGAGGCGGTCTTCGCCGCCGTCGAGGAGGTGGAGGCCGCCCACCAGAAACTGCTTCGTCTGTCGCTGGAGACCTTGACGGGTCGCGAGTTGGTGGCCGTGCAGAACCGGCTGGAACGGGTGCGCCGCTGCGACGCGGTCATCGACCACGCGCTGATCTCACGGCTGGCGCTCGAGGATCCGAAGACGCTGGGGGCGTCGTCGTTGGCCGAGGTGATGTGTACGGCGTTGCTGATCTCCAACGAGGAGGCCAGACGCCGGATCAAGTCCGCGGAGGCGCTCGGTCCGCGCACGGCGATGACCGGCGAACGGTTGGCGCCGCTGCTGCCCACCACCGCGGCCGCCCAGGCCGAAGGCGCGGTGGGCATCGAGCAGGTGGGCATCATCGAGAAGTTCTTCAAGAAGCTGCCCGTGTACGTGGACTATCAGTCCCGCGAGGAGGCCGAGGTCACCCTGGCACACATCGCGACCGGGCTGCGGCCGGAGGAACTGCGTAAAGCCGCCGAGCGGCTGGCGGTGCTGCTGGATCAGGACGGGCCGGAACCCGACGACAGGGAACGCGCCCGCAAACGCTCGGTGCACATCGGCAAGCAGTGCCGTGACGGGATGAGCAGGATCAGCGGCTGGCTGGACCCGGAGACCCGCGCGACGCTGGACGCGGTGTGGGCCAAGATGGCGGCGCCGGGCATGTGCAACCCGAACGACGAAAGCCCTTGTGTCGACGGCGAACCCACGTTCGACCAGCGGTACAGCGATCTGCGCAGCACCGGTCAGCGCAACCACGACGCCCTCAAGGCGATGGGCCGCGCGGTGCTGGCGTCCGGACAGTTGGGGCAGCACAAGGGGTTGCCGGCCTCGATCATCGTGTCGACCACGCTGAAGGAGTTGGAGTCGGCGACGGGCATGGCGGTCACCGGCGGCGGCAGCCTGCTGCCGATGAGCGACGTCATCCGGATGGCCTCACAAGCCCACCACTATCTGGTCGTCTATGAGGGCCACACCGAGCTGCCGCTGTATGTCGGGCGGGCCAAGCGCTTCGCCACCCCGGGACAGCGGATCGTGCTGCACTCGCGCGATCGTGGCTGCACCAAGCCGGGGTGCACCGCCCCCGGCTACCGGTGCGAGGTACACCACGCCGTGGCCGACTGGGTCGCCGGCGGACTGACCAATGTCGACGACCTCACCCTCGCCTGCCCGCCGCACAACCGGCTGATCGACAGACGGGACGGCTGGACCACCCGCCGGCGCGCCGACGGGCGCATCGAGTGGCTGCCGCCGCCCGACCTCGATACGGGCCAGTCGCGCGTCAACAACTACCACCACCCGGAGAAGTACCTGCTGCCCGAGGACGACGAAGGACCGTAG
- a CDS encoding class I SAM-dependent methyltransferase gives MSSLRTDDDTWDIATSVGSTAVMVAAARAAETARDEPLIRDPFAKVLVQGAGTGVWELILDDEFDAKVAEVDPEVAAIFEHMGNYQAVRTHFFDEFFTDATAAGIRQVVILASGLDSRAYRLSWPNGTVVFEIDQPKVLEYKAARLAEHGTLPSARRHAVAVDLRADWPQALREAGFDPDAPTAWLAEGLLMYLPADAQDRLFEQITALSAPGSRVAVETVGTQADERRAEMRARFERIAAQFGMEQTLDVAELMYNDPDRADVHQWLDAHGWRAAAVSAQEEMSRLGRWVLPADEYGDDAFSSFVTAERIG, from the coding sequence ATGAGTTCTCTGCGCACAGACGATGACACCTGGGACATCGCGACCAGCGTCGGCTCGACCGCGGTGATGGTGGCCGCTGCCCGCGCCGCCGAGACCGCGCGCGACGAACCGCTGATCCGCGACCCGTTCGCCAAGGTGCTCGTGCAGGGCGCGGGGACCGGCGTCTGGGAACTGATCCTCGACGACGAGTTCGACGCCAAGGTCGCCGAGGTCGACCCCGAGGTCGCCGCCATCTTCGAGCACATGGGCAACTACCAGGCGGTGCGCACCCACTTCTTCGACGAGTTCTTCACCGATGCCACCGCCGCGGGCATCCGGCAGGTCGTCATCCTGGCCTCCGGTCTGGACTCGCGGGCCTACCGGCTGTCCTGGCCGAACGGCACCGTCGTGTTCGAGATCGATCAACCCAAGGTGCTCGAGTACAAGGCCGCCCGGCTCGCCGAGCACGGCACGCTGCCGTCGGCGCGGCGCCACGCCGTGGCCGTCGACCTGCGCGCGGACTGGCCGCAGGCGCTGCGGGAGGCCGGCTTCGACCCCGACGCGCCGACCGCCTGGCTGGCCGAGGGACTGCTGATGTATTTGCCCGCCGACGCGCAGGACCGGCTGTTCGAACAGATCACCGCGCTCAGCGCGCCCGGAAGCCGGGTCGCGGTCGAGACCGTCGGCACGCAGGCCGACGAGCGTCGCGCGGAGATGCGGGCGCGGTTCGAACGGATCGCGGCGCAGTTCGGCATGGAGCAGACGCTCGACGTCGCCGAGCTGATGTACAACGACCCCGACCGCGCCGACGTCCACCAGTGGCTCGACGCGCACGGCTGGCGGGCCGCGGCCGTCAGCGCCCAGGAGGAGATGAGCCGCCTGGGCCGGTGGGTGCTGCCCGCCGACGAGTACGGCGACGACGCGTTCTCCTCCTTCGTCACCGCCGAACGGATCGGCTGA
- a CDS encoding aldehyde dehydrogenase family protein produces MTTEFAAPAQSTTDIPAVVRRLRETFNTGRTKDLDWRKQQLQAMERLVTENEDAIAEALHQDLGRNRFEAWLADIASTAGEAKDAAKNVRKWARRRYRLLELSQLPGRGWVEYEPYGTVLIIGAWNFPFVLTLGPAIGAIAAGNTVVLKPSEVCPASSALMAELVPKYLDNDAIVVVEGDGAVSQELIAQGFDHICFTGGTEIGRKVYEGAAPHLTPVTLELGGKSPVIVSADADIDVAAKRIAWTKLINSGQICIAPDYVLADARIRDQLVDKIKDAVTKFESDNPDGKRIVNERHFNRLTSALAATKGDVVVGGGSDPAKVSIQPTVVVDPDPAEPLMTDEIFGPILPIVTVESLDDAIGFVNSRPKPLAAYLFTKTKSIRERVIKEVSAGGMVINHLLFHFATNKLPFGGVGPSGMGAYHGKYGFEQFSHKKTVMTKPTRPDVGAFIYPPYTEKALKLAKRLF; encoded by the coding sequence ATGACCACTGAATTCGCCGCGCCCGCGCAATCCACCACCGACATCCCGGCCGTCGTCCGTCGGCTCCGCGAGACGTTCAACACCGGCCGCACCAAGGACCTGGACTGGCGCAAGCAGCAGCTCCAAGCCATGGAGCGGCTGGTCACCGAGAACGAGGACGCCATCGCCGAGGCGCTGCACCAAGACCTCGGCCGCAACCGATTCGAGGCATGGCTGGCCGACATCGCCAGCACCGCGGGGGAGGCCAAGGACGCCGCCAAGAACGTCCGTAAGTGGGCCCGCCGCCGCTACCGGCTGCTGGAGCTCTCGCAGCTGCCCGGACGCGGCTGGGTCGAATACGAGCCCTACGGCACGGTGCTGATCATCGGCGCCTGGAACTTCCCGTTCGTGTTGACGCTCGGGCCGGCCATCGGGGCGATCGCGGCGGGCAACACCGTCGTGCTCAAACCGTCCGAGGTGTGCCCGGCGTCGTCGGCGCTGATGGCCGAGTTGGTGCCCAAGTACCTCGACAACGACGCGATCGTGGTGGTCGAGGGCGACGGCGCGGTCAGCCAGGAGCTCATCGCGCAGGGCTTCGACCACATCTGCTTCACCGGCGGCACCGAGATCGGCCGCAAGGTCTACGAAGGTGCCGCACCGCACCTGACGCCCGTCACGCTGGAGCTGGGCGGCAAGAGCCCGGTGATCGTGTCCGCCGACGCCGACATCGACGTGGCGGCCAAGCGGATCGCGTGGACCAAGCTGATCAACTCCGGACAGATCTGCATCGCGCCCGACTACGTGCTGGCCGACGCGAGGATCCGGGACCAGCTCGTCGACAAGATCAAGGACGCGGTGACGAAGTTCGAGTCCGACAATCCCGACGGCAAGCGCATCGTCAACGAGCGCCACTTCAACAGGCTCACCTCCGCGCTGGCCGCGACCAAGGGCGACGTCGTCGTCGGCGGCGGATCAGACCCGGCGAAGGTCAGCATCCAGCCCACCGTCGTCGTCGACCCCGACCCGGCCGAACCGCTGATGACCGACGAGATCTTCGGACCGATCCTGCCGATCGTCACCGTCGAATCCCTCGACGACGCAATCGGTTTCGTCAACTCCCGGCCGAAGCCACTGGCGGCCTACCTGTTCACCAAGACCAAGAGCATCCGCGAGCGGGTCATCAAGGAGGTGTCGGCGGGCGGCATGGTGATCAACCACCTGCTGTTCCACTTCGCCACCAACAAACTGCCGTTCGGCGGGGTCGGACCGTCGGGCATGGGCGCTTATCACGGCAAGTACGGTTTCGAGCAGTTCAGCCACAAGAAGACCGTGATGACCAAGCCGACCCGACCCGATGTCGGAGCCTTCATCTATCCCCCGTATACAGAGAAGGCGCTTAAGCTCGCCAAACGTCTGTTCTAG
- a CDS encoding acyl-CoA dehydrogenase family protein, giving the protein MGFDIAPTEAQHDLARRTHEFAAEVVRPVAADYDARQEFPWPVLEEAATRGFYSPLFYRDLIGDPTGLSLPMFMEELFWGCAGIGLAVVMPALALSAIGQAASPEQMLQWAPECFGTPGDLKLAALAISEPEGGSDVRNLRTRAHRDGDDWIIDGHKMWIGNGGIANVHVVNAVVDEELGHKGQALFIVPGGTPGLQMVRKLDKLGCRASHTAELRFDGVRVPAENLLGGQEKLDYKLAKAREAVEGAKHSGSATLGTFEQTRPMVAAQALGIARAALEYATEYANRREAFGAPIIDNQGIAFPLAELATAIDGARLLTWRASWMAASGVAFERGEGSMCKMAASEVAVRATERAIQTMGGWGYIKDHPVEKWYRDAKLYTIFEGTSEIQRIVISNALGAADGKPPLHFDLEPTGGRINKMFGRGTPLRGRAADAALAAKDRVPAPVMRLAMKVLRPPRK; this is encoded by the coding sequence ATGGGCTTCGACATCGCCCCGACCGAGGCGCAGCACGACCTGGCGCGACGAACGCACGAGTTCGCCGCCGAGGTGGTGCGCCCGGTGGCCGCCGACTACGACGCGCGCCAGGAGTTCCCCTGGCCGGTCCTGGAGGAGGCGGCGACCCGCGGCTTCTACAGCCCGCTGTTCTACCGCGACCTGATCGGCGATCCGACCGGGCTCTCGCTGCCGATGTTCATGGAGGAGTTGTTCTGGGGCTGCGCCGGCATCGGGCTGGCGGTGGTGATGCCTGCGTTGGCGCTGTCGGCCATCGGTCAGGCCGCATCCCCCGAGCAGATGCTGCAGTGGGCGCCCGAATGTTTCGGCACCCCTGGCGATCTCAAGCTGGCCGCACTGGCGATCTCGGAGCCCGAGGGCGGCAGCGACGTGCGCAACCTGCGCACCCGCGCCCACCGCGACGGCGACGACTGGATCATCGACGGGCACAAGATGTGGATCGGCAACGGCGGCATCGCCAACGTGCATGTGGTCAACGCCGTCGTCGACGAGGAACTCGGCCACAAGGGCCAGGCGCTGTTCATCGTCCCCGGCGGCACCCCGGGCCTGCAGATGGTGCGCAAGCTCGACAAGCTCGGCTGCCGCGCGTCGCACACAGCCGAGTTGAGGTTCGACGGCGTGCGTGTCCCCGCCGAGAACCTGCTCGGCGGGCAGGAGAAGCTCGACTACAAGCTGGCCAAGGCCCGCGAAGCCGTCGAGGGTGCCAAGCACTCCGGCTCGGCGACGTTGGGCACCTTCGAGCAGACCCGCCCGATGGTCGCCGCGCAGGCGCTCGGGATCGCCAGGGCCGCTTTAGAATACGCCACCGAGTACGCCAACCGGCGCGAGGCGTTCGGCGCGCCGATCATCGACAACCAGGGCATCGCGTTTCCGCTGGCGGAGCTGGCCACCGCGATCGACGGGGCCCGACTGCTCACCTGGCGCGCCTCCTGGATGGCGGCCAGCGGGGTGGCGTTCGAGCGCGGTGAGGGGTCGATGTGCAAGATGGCCGCCAGCGAGGTCGCCGTCCGCGCCACCGAACGCGCGATCCAGACGATGGGCGGCTGGGGCTACATCAAAGACCACCCGGTCGAGAAGTGGTACCGGGATGCCAAGCTGTACACCATCTTCGAGGGCACCAGCGAGATTCAGCGGATCGTCATCTCCAACGCGCTCGGCGCTGCCGACGGCAAGCCGCCGCTGCACTTCGACCTCGAACCCACCGGCGGACGGATCAACAAGATGTTCGGCCGCGGCACACCGCTGCGCGGCCGGGCAGCCGATGCCGCGTTGGCCGCCAAGGACCGGGTGCCCGCGCCGGTCATGCGCCTGGCGATGAAGGTGCTGCGCCCGCCGCGCAAGTGA
- a CDS encoding TetR/AcrR family transcriptional regulator, with protein sequence MPHTASRGPGRPPAAKAAETRERIIKAAREVFSELGYDAATFQAIAIRADLTRPAINHYFASKQVLWREVVEQTNAMIAREGRAKAENETNLLNRLSAYFTAAMQADSEDRSAAAFLVTSVLESQRHPELGGDEHDALKNSREFISWAINDAIKRGELSTDTDVKHLVEMLVAVMWGMGFYAGFVGTHEELTAVMHKFELLMANKLWQLNQ encoded by the coding sequence GTGCCGCATACCGCGAGTAGAGGCCCAGGCCGTCCCCCCGCAGCGAAGGCCGCCGAGACGCGGGAACGCATCATAAAGGCGGCTCGCGAGGTCTTCAGCGAACTCGGGTACGACGCCGCGACTTTTCAGGCGATCGCGATTCGCGCCGACCTCACCCGGCCGGCCATCAACCACTATTTCGCCAGCAAGCAGGTGCTGTGGCGGGAAGTCGTCGAGCAGACCAACGCGATGATCGCCCGCGAGGGCAGGGCCAAGGCCGAGAACGAGACGAACCTGCTCAACCGGCTCAGCGCCTATTTCACCGCGGCGATGCAGGCCGACTCCGAGGACCGCTCCGCGGCGGCCTTCCTGGTCACGTCGGTGCTGGAGTCCCAGCGGCACCCCGAGCTGGGCGGCGACGAGCACGACGCGCTGAAGAACTCACGCGAGTTCATCTCGTGGGCCATCAACGACGCGATCAAGCGCGGTGAGCTCAGCACCGACACCGACGTCAAGCACCTGGTCGAGATGCTGGTCGCGGTGATGTGGGGCATGGGTTTCTACGCCGGGTTCGTCGGCACGCACGAGGAGCTGACCGCGGTGATGCACAAGTTCGAGCTGCTGATGGCCAACAAGCTGTGGCAGCTGAACCAGTGA
- a CDS encoding TetR/AcrR family transcriptional regulator, with the protein MASVVSRAAYFDTGLDVLSDLGYGGLKLAEVCNRLGVTTGSFYHYFPNWAEYTKELVAHWMQDRTVLLIDAVRAEPDPRRRIDMLVQIGLGLPHGAEAAIRVWSAVDPDVHAVQRTVDQQRYEIMYESALQIVQDERQAHVFAAWAVYLLVGYEQATLPRDAATLEWIAAQMIAFLDSGRFASVSDGE; encoded by the coding sequence ATGGCGAGTGTCGTATCGCGCGCGGCCTACTTCGACACCGGCCTCGACGTCCTGTCCGACCTCGGTTACGGCGGGTTGAAGCTGGCCGAAGTGTGCAACCGTCTCGGCGTCACCACCGGATCCTTCTACCACTACTTTCCGAACTGGGCCGAATACACCAAGGAGCTCGTCGCGCACTGGATGCAGGACCGCACTGTGCTCCTCATCGACGCCGTGCGCGCCGAGCCCGATCCGCGTCGCCGCATCGACATGCTGGTGCAGATCGGCTTGGGCCTGCCCCACGGTGCGGAGGCGGCGATCCGGGTGTGGAGCGCGGTCGATCCCGATGTGCACGCGGTTCAGCGCACGGTGGACCAGCAACGCTACGAGATCATGTACGAGTCGGCGTTGCAGATCGTGCAAGACGAGCGCCAGGCGCACGTGTTCGCGGCGTGGGCGGTCTATTTGCTGGTCGGCTACGAACAGGCCACCTTGCCGCGCGATGCCGCCACGCTGGAGTGGATCGCGGCGCAGATGATCGCCTTCCTCGATTCCGGGCGCTTCGCGTCGGTTTCCGACGGTGAATAG